A window of the Microvirga terrae genome harbors these coding sequences:
- the rpsH gene encoding 30S ribosomal protein S8: MINDPLGDMLTRIRNAQMRRRGSVSTPGSKLRARVLEVLKSEGYIRDYSQTEFGNGRTEFSIELKYYDGQPVIRSIERVSKPGRRVYASVDTMPRVADGLGITILSTPQGVMADHEAREKNVGGEVLCKVF, encoded by the coding sequence ATGATCAACGATCCGTTGGGCGATATGCTCACCCGTATCCGCAACGCGCAGATGCGCCGTCGCGGGTCCGTCTCCACCCCCGGCTCGAAGCTCCGCGCTCGCGTCCTCGAGGTTCTCAAGTCCGAGGGCTACATCCGCGACTACTCGCAGACTGAGTTCGGCAACGGCCGAACGGAGTTCTCGATCGAGCTCAAGTATTATGACGGTCAGCCGGTGATCCGCTCCATCGAGCGTGTCTCCAAGCCCGGCCGCCGCGTGTATGCCTCCGTCGACACCATGCCTCGCGTGGCCGACGGTCTGGGCATCACCATTCTCTCGACGCCGCAGGGCGTGATGGCCGATCACGAGGCCCGTGAGAAGAACGTGGGCGGCGAAGTGCTCTGCAAGGTCTTCTAA